Proteins encoded within one genomic window of Longimicrobium sp.:
- a CDS encoding DUF2182 domain-containing protein, producing MTAAARARMRVRVPLLAVGAAAWLVLVVHPAGVVHGSMPSMRWTPASLVAEAALMFAAMMVPLSGAPVRHVRDRSFARRRWRAVALFAASYALPWIAATVVLLTAAAWIVAAEQPAVSALAVMVVAVCQSSPQKQHCLNRCHAHSELAAFGVKADLDVLRFGFSHASWCIGSCFALMLLPMLFPRGQLAVMAGVTLWLAGERFEKPMPPRWRWRGPTKIVRIALGQARVWLKRFERDAFVSRASTSHARP from the coding sequence ATGACGGCCGCCGCCCGTGCGCGGATGCGGGTGCGGGTGCCGCTGCTTGCGGTCGGTGCGGCGGCCTGGCTCGTGCTCGTCGTCCATCCGGCCGGCGTGGTCCACGGTTCGATGCCGTCGATGAGGTGGACACCGGCGTCGCTGGTCGCGGAAGCGGCCCTGATGTTCGCGGCGATGATGGTGCCGCTCAGTGGAGCCCCGGTGCGCCACGTGCGTGACCGGAGCTTCGCCCGCAGACGCTGGCGCGCGGTCGCGCTGTTCGCGGCGAGTTACGCGCTGCCCTGGATCGCGGCCACCGTCGTGCTGCTGACGGCGGCGGCGTGGATCGTCGCGGCGGAGCAGCCCGCCGTGTCGGCGCTCGCCGTCATGGTGGTGGCCGTCTGCCAGTCTTCGCCCCAGAAACAACACTGTCTCAATCGCTGCCACGCACATTCGGAGCTCGCCGCGTTCGGAGTCAAGGCAGATCTCGACGTGCTGCGTTTCGGCTTCTCGCACGCGTCATGGTGCATCGGCTCGTGCTTCGCGCTCATGCTGCTGCCGATGCTGTTCCCCCGCGGTCAACTCGCGGTAATGGCCGGCGTGACGCTGTGGCTCGCGGGTGAAAGGTTCGAGAAGCCGATGCCGCCGCGATGGCGCTGGCGCGGCCCGACGAAAATCGTGCGCATCGCGCTTGGGCAGGCGCGGGTGTGGCTGAAGCGTTTCGAGAGGGACGCCTTTGTGTCCCGCGCGTCCACATCGCACGCAAGACCTTGA